In Halobaculum magnesiiphilum, the following proteins share a genomic window:
- a CDS encoding threonine synthase, which yields MQTTDAFDGLSCTGCGESFGVDDHGRCPDCGAPLSPTYDLDAVDADALGDRDGPGQYRFGDLLPFPAETAITAGEGATPLVRTDRLAEELGVAAAYVKDEGRNPTGTYVDRGMSPAVTAAAERGLEPLALAAAGNAGQSAAAYAGRTDLRSYAFVPSRTAFSNKAMVNVHGGEMRVVGGRYGDAAAAVDDQLAAEYHSLQEFTTPYRHDGAKTVAYELLDAVDSPLPDAVVLPASTGELVVGVVQGLEDLLDLGLAEEVPDVYAVQAAGCAPIATAFESGADAVEAWTGPDTIVGELEIEEPAGGDLALAALDRVDGDALTVEDDDALESAVTVAQTEVIEVGGAGGVALAGAWQLAESGALGPDDEVVVVNPDAGVKTPDVLRSHLMGKGI from the coding sequence ATGCAGACGACGGACGCGTTCGACGGCCTGTCGTGTACCGGCTGCGGGGAGTCGTTCGGCGTCGACGACCACGGCCGCTGTCCCGACTGCGGGGCGCCGCTGTCGCCGACGTACGACCTCGACGCGGTCGACGCCGACGCCCTCGGCGACCGCGACGGCCCGGGACAGTACCGCTTCGGCGACCTCCTCCCGTTCCCGGCCGAAACCGCGATCACCGCCGGCGAGGGCGCCACCCCGCTCGTGCGGACCGACCGCCTCGCGGAGGAGCTCGGCGTCGCCGCCGCGTACGTGAAAGACGAGGGACGCAACCCGACGGGGACCTACGTCGACCGCGGAATGAGCCCCGCGGTGACGGCCGCCGCGGAGCGCGGACTGGAGCCACTGGCGCTCGCGGCCGCCGGCAACGCCGGGCAGTCGGCGGCCGCCTACGCAGGCCGCACCGACCTGCGTTCGTACGCGTTCGTCCCCTCGCGCACGGCGTTCTCGAACAAGGCGATGGTGAACGTCCACGGCGGGGAGATGCGCGTCGTCGGCGGGCGCTACGGCGACGCCGCCGCGGCCGTCGACGACCAACTGGCCGCCGAGTACCACTCGCTACAGGAGTTCACGACGCCGTACCGCCACGACGGGGCGAAGACGGTCGCGTACGAACTCCTCGATGCGGTCGACTCCCCGCTCCCGGACGCGGTGGTCCTCCCCGCGAGCACCGGCGAACTCGTCGTCGGGGTCGTCCAAGGGCTGGAGGACCTCCTCGACCTCGGACTCGCCGAGGAAGTCCCGGACGTGTACGCCGTGCAGGCCGCCGGCTGTGCGCCCATCGCGACCGCGTTCGAGTCCGGCGCGGACGCGGTCGAGGCCTGGACCGGCCCCGACACCATCGTCGGCGAGCTGGAGATCGAAGAGCCCGCCGGGGGCGACCTGGCGCTCGCGGCGCTGGACCGCGTCGACGGCGACGCCCTGACCGTCGAGGACGACGACGCGCTGGAGAGCGCCGTCACCGTCGCGCAGACGGAGGTCATCGAGGTCGGCGGCGCCGGCGGCGTCGCTCTCGCGGGCGCTTGGCAGCTCGCGGAGTCGGGCGCACTCGGCCCCGACGACGAGGTCGTCGTCGTGAACCCGGACGCGGGCGTGAAGACGCCCGACGTGCTCCGGAGCCACCTCATGGGCAAGGGGATCTGA
- a CDS encoding NAD(P)/FAD-dependent oxidoreductase has product MSDSPNVVVAGAGLAGLVAARHLADAGTEVTVYERRPVVGGRVRTRHEDGFTLDRGFQVLFTGYPAVRRELDVGALDLREFRPGAVICSTGEGTRSVLSDPLRDPRSLVESAFNRRVTTSDKLRTLALRQDLSGRDESWFFSGPDASIREYLRDWGFSERYVENFVAPFYGGITLDRSLSTSKHVFAYTFRALSEGRIGVPAEGMGVIPEQLRASAEAAGATVVTGEGVEGIERGGAGSGAGVGSDGAAGVTVETTDRAVDADAVVVATDPKAARDLTDVDAIPTEGAPSTTQYYRLSDATPVSTGKKILLNSDEASPNVVVPLTDVAPEYAPEGEQLLCATFLGDDARFRDAEDLAADTRAALSAWYPERSFGGLEPIHTDRIEFAQFAQPPGVHAELPDATDPEGPVYLAGDYTEWSSIQGAMKSGRVAAEAVLDGR; this is encoded by the coding sequence ATGTCGGATTCCCCGAACGTCGTCGTCGCGGGCGCGGGACTCGCGGGGCTGGTCGCAGCGCGGCACCTCGCCGACGCGGGCACCGAGGTCACCGTCTACGAGCGCCGCCCCGTGGTCGGCGGCCGCGTCCGGACGCGACACGAGGACGGGTTCACGCTCGACCGCGGCTTTCAGGTGCTGTTCACCGGCTACCCCGCGGTGCGGCGCGAGCTCGACGTGGGCGCGCTCGACCTCCGCGAGTTCCGCCCCGGCGCCGTCATCTGCTCGACGGGCGAGGGCACCCGAAGCGTCCTCTCGGACCCCCTCCGGGACCCCCGATCGCTGGTCGAGTCGGCGTTCAACCGCCGGGTGACGACGAGCGACAAGCTCCGGACGCTCGCGCTCCGCCAGGACCTCTCTGGGCGCGATGAGTCGTGGTTCTTCTCGGGCCCGGACGCGAGCATCCGCGAGTACCTCCGCGACTGGGGGTTCTCCGAACGGTACGTCGAGAACTTCGTCGCGCCCTTCTACGGCGGCATCACGCTCGACCGCTCGCTGTCGACCTCGAAGCACGTCTTCGCGTACACCTTCCGCGCGCTCTCGGAGGGCCGGATCGGCGTCCCGGCCGAGGGGATGGGCGTGATCCCCGAACAGCTCCGGGCGTCGGCTGAGGCCGCCGGCGCGACCGTCGTCACCGGCGAGGGCGTCGAGGGGATCGAGCGCGGCGGGGCCGGTTCGGGTGCGGGCGTCGGGAGCGACGGTGCCGCGGGGGTCACCGTCGAGACGACCGACCGCGCCGTCGACGCCGACGCGGTCGTCGTCGCCACCGACCCGAAGGCCGCCCGCGACCTGACCGACGTGGACGCGATCCCGACCGAGGGCGCCCCGTCGACGACGCAGTACTACCGGCTGTCGGACGCGACCCCGGTTTCGACGGGGAAGAAGATCCTGCTCAACAGCGACGAGGCGTCGCCCAACGTCGTCGTCCCGCTCACCGACGTGGCGCCGGAGTACGCGCCCGAGGGCGAACAACTGCTGTGTGCGACGTTCCTCGGCGACGACGCGCGCTTCCGGGACGCCGAGGACCTCGCGGCCGACACGCGCGCGGCGCTGTCCGCGTGGTACCCCGAGCGGAGCTTCGGCGGCCTGGAGCCGATCCACACCGACCGCATCGAGTTCGCGCAGTTCGCCCAGCCGCCTGGCGTCCACGCGGAGCTGCCGGACGCGACGGATCCGGAGGGGCCGGTGTACCTCGCCGGCGACTACACCGAGTGGTCGTCGATCCAGGGGGCGATGAAGAGCGGGCGCGTCGCCGCCGAGGCGGTTCTCGACGGGAGATAA
- a CDS encoding potassium channel family protein, with protein MSLLPRSIRTGDLSRRHRLVIYYLIGLTALVLTYTVIYNTGMSVLEGRPQSIFRSFQTVTETMTTTGYGADSPWETPIMNLFVVFMQLSGIGVGFFTLRVIVIPLFTGAEVDLDSRLSPKNDHVVICEYDRDSAVLLDELEQLGIDYVLISSDEEEAIDLSDEGYSAIHGSPQEEATFERASIASARAVITDADEANVDTILTVRSVRSDVEIITLTDDSTLRDVLLATGADSVVSPRAVLGQRLARKAMSLYTSELHDTVGIAEGLEVTEISVSRGSPLEGTSIRNSRIRERTGANVVGAWIDGELQLPPDPDAVIGANTVLLVSGDHEALEELGETARPVRPRGREEGVVVAGLGEVGRAALSVVEEEGDIPATTIDIDDGPEVDVVGDVSSRDTLREAGIEDAGVILVCVPNDSTALLTAVLARSLNPDIEILVRMSDAKATTKALRAGADYVLSVPRISARMVARELRGEEVLGAGSQIRIDRVSAEPFAGKTLAESGIYERTGCRVIALEHEGELTTSLDPDRTIAAEDRLVIVGTDEAVQRFLTTFDVSPRPIEK; from the coding sequence ATGTCGCTCCTCCCTCGCTCGATCCGGACCGGCGACCTCTCGCGCCGGCATCGGCTTGTCATCTACTACCTGATCGGGCTGACCGCGCTCGTGTTGACGTACACGGTCATCTACAACACCGGGATGAGCGTGCTGGAGGGGCGGCCGCAGTCGATCTTCCGGTCGTTCCAGACGGTCACCGAGACGATGACGACGACTGGGTACGGCGCCGACTCCCCGTGGGAGACGCCGATCATGAACCTCTTCGTCGTGTTCATGCAGCTCAGCGGCATCGGCGTCGGCTTCTTCACGCTCCGGGTGATCGTCATCCCGCTGTTCACCGGCGCCGAGGTCGACCTCGACAGCCGGCTGTCGCCGAAGAACGACCACGTCGTCATCTGCGAGTACGACCGGGACTCCGCGGTGTTGCTCGACGAGCTCGAACAGCTCGGGATCGACTACGTGCTCATCTCCTCGGACGAGGAGGAGGCGATCGACCTCTCCGACGAGGGGTACTCGGCGATCCACGGGTCGCCGCAGGAGGAAGCCACGTTCGAACGCGCGAGCATCGCCAGCGCCCGGGCGGTCATCACCGACGCCGACGAGGCCAACGTCGACACGATCCTCACGGTTCGGTCGGTCCGCTCCGACGTGGAGATCATCACGCTGACCGACGACAGCACCCTGCGGGACGTGCTCCTCGCGACCGGCGCCGATAGCGTCGTCTCCCCGCGTGCGGTCCTCGGCCAGCGTCTCGCGCGGAAGGCAATGTCGTTGTACACCTCGGAGCTGCACGACACGGTCGGCATCGCCGAGGGGCTGGAGGTGACAGAGATATCCGTCAGCCGCGGCAGCCCCCTCGAGGGGACGAGCATCCGGAACTCGCGCATCCGCGAGCGGACGGGCGCCAACGTCGTGGGCGCGTGGATCGACGGCGAGCTCCAGCTCCCGCCGGACCCCGACGCGGTCATCGGCGCGAACACGGTGCTGCTCGTGTCCGGCGACCACGAGGCGCTGGAGGAACTCGGGGAGACCGCCCGCCCCGTCCGGCCCCGAGGCCGCGAGGAGGGCGTCGTCGTCGCGGGACTCGGCGAGGTCGGACGGGCGGCGCTGTCGGTCGTCGAGGAGGAGGGCGACATCCCGGCCACGACGATCGATATCGACGACGGTCCGGAGGTCGACGTCGTCGGCGACGTGAGCTCCCGCGACACGCTCCGGGAGGCGGGCATCGAGGACGCCGGGGTGATCCTCGTGTGCGTCCCGAACGACTCGACGGCGCTGTTGACCGCGGTGCTCGCGCGGTCGCTGAACCCGGACATCGAGATCCTCGTGCGGATGAGCGACGCGAAGGCGACGACTAAGGCGCTTCGCGCCGGCGCCGACTACGTGCTCTCGGTCCCGCGGATCAGCGCCCGGATGGTCGCCCGGGAGCTTCGCGGCGAGGAGGTGCTCGGCGCCGGCAGCCAGATCCGGATCGACCGGGTGTCGGCCGAGCCGTTCGCCGGGAAGACGCTCGCCGAGAGCGGGATCTACGAGCGAACCGGCTGTCGCGTCATCGCCCTCGAACACGAGGGCGAACTCACCACGAGCCTCGATCCCGATCGGACGATCGCGGCCGAGGACCGGCTGGTGATCGTCGGCACCGACGAGGCGGTGCAGCGCTTCCTCACGACGTTCGACGTGTCGCCGCGGCCGATCGAGAAGTAG
- a CDS encoding thiamine pyrophosphate-dependent enzyme yields MSDADAGSGSGGESDTDAPPDPMGDVYRVLGPDGEVVGEVPDLPEGTLVDIYRDMVTARRFDERAISLQRQGRIGTYAAIEGQEASSVAATHALREDDPIFYQYREHGAVIARGFPPEYLAYWMGHESGTAGLADIDVFPLNIGIGAHIPHAVGAAMAFDYRGDDRVACAHFGDGATSEGDFHEALNFAGVFDPPSVFVCHNNGWAISIPRDEQTASPTLAEKAEAYGFEGVRVDGMDPLAVYAVVAEAARKARAGGDGPGTADAEGADDNPDAGGYGHRPTLVETVEYRFGAHTTADDPSQYRENEEAEPWRAWDPIPRMEGFLRREGIADDDLIESVREAADDRVAEVIDAAEDFEADPADMFADVYAETTPELERQREGLLAAIERHGEDAFLREE; encoded by the coding sequence ATGAGCGACGCCGACGCCGGATCCGGTTCGGGCGGGGAGAGCGACACCGACGCCCCGCCGGACCCGATGGGCGACGTGTACCGCGTGCTCGGCCCCGACGGGGAGGTCGTCGGCGAGGTGCCGGACCTCCCCGAGGGGACGCTGGTCGACATCTACCGCGACATGGTGACCGCGCGCCGCTTCGACGAGCGGGCGATCAGCCTCCAGCGACAGGGACGGATCGGCACCTACGCCGCCATCGAGGGGCAGGAAGCCAGTTCCGTCGCCGCCACGCACGCCCTGCGCGAGGACGACCCGATCTTCTACCAGTACCGCGAACACGGCGCGGTGATCGCCCGCGGGTTCCCGCCGGAGTACCTCGCCTACTGGATGGGCCACGAGTCCGGGACCGCCGGCCTCGCGGACATCGACGTGTTCCCGCTGAACATCGGCATCGGCGCGCACATCCCGCACGCCGTGGGTGCGGCGATGGCGTTCGACTACCGCGGCGACGACCGCGTCGCCTGTGCCCACTTCGGCGACGGCGCGACCTCGGAGGGCGACTTCCACGAGGCGCTGAACTTCGCGGGCGTGTTCGACCCGCCGAGCGTCTTCGTCTGTCACAACAACGGGTGGGCCATCTCGATCCCCCGCGACGAGCAGACCGCGAGCCCGACGCTGGCGGAGAAGGCCGAAGCCTACGGCTTCGAGGGCGTCCGCGTCGACGGGATGGATCCCCTCGCCGTATACGCGGTCGTCGCGGAGGCGGCCCGGAAGGCGCGAGCCGGCGGCGACGGCCCGGGTACCGCGGACGCCGAGGGCGCCGACGACAACCCCGACGCCGGCGGCTACGGCCACCGACCCACGCTGGTCGAGACTGTCGAGTACCGCTTCGGCGCCCACACCACGGCGGACGACCCGAGCCAGTACCGCGAGAACGAGGAGGCCGAACCGTGGCGCGCGTGGGACCCGATCCCGCGGATGGAGGGGTTCCTCCGCCGTGAGGGGATCGCCGACGACGACCTGATCGAGTCGGTACGCGAGGCGGCGGACGACCGGGTCGCCGAGGTCATCGACGCCGCCGAGGACTTCGAGGCCGACCCCGCGGACATGTTCGCGGACGTCTACGCCGAGACGACGCCGGAACTGGAGCGCCAGCGGGAGGGGCTGCTCGCGGCGATCGAGCGTCACGGCGAGGACGCGTTCCTGCGCGAGGAGTAG
- a CDS encoding NAD(P)-dependent alcohol dehydrogenase: protein MQAARLHDYTDDMATALSIDEVDRPAPEASDDVIVEVEGAGWCQTDNHIIEGMWQEYVPQELPLTLGHENAGTVVEVGSEVNTVEVGDSVICHPVMTCGTCRPCRQGEDMYCENVRFPGLTHDGGFAEFLHTNERAVIPLPGGVDTTDIAPHADAGITAYHATKKAVRELNPGDTAVVIGVGGLGHIGLQCLDAMSAADIVALDLKESARELAAELGARHTVDPANEDVAGVVTDLTDDVGAQQVLDFVGADQTTALAPDIVAAGGDHHVIGYGGHIHEPAQSLVDGEFSYKGTLVGRYTELQELVALVDRGEVELRTSRYPLDEINTVAERLEHGEIEGRAVITP, encoded by the coding sequence ATGCAAGCAGCCAGACTCCACGACTACACCGACGACATGGCGACCGCCCTCAGCATCGACGAGGTGGATCGACCGGCCCCCGAGGCGTCCGACGACGTGATCGTCGAGGTGGAGGGCGCGGGGTGGTGTCAGACTGACAATCACATCATCGAGGGGATGTGGCAGGAGTACGTTCCGCAGGAGCTTCCGCTCACGCTGGGCCACGAGAACGCCGGCACCGTCGTCGAGGTCGGCTCGGAGGTGAACACGGTCGAGGTCGGCGACAGCGTGATCTGCCACCCGGTGATGACCTGCGGGACCTGTCGGCCGTGCCGCCAGGGCGAGGACATGTACTGCGAGAACGTCCGCTTCCCGGGGCTCACCCATGACGGCGGCTTCGCGGAGTTCCTCCACACGAACGAGCGCGCGGTGATCCCCCTCCCGGGCGGCGTCGACACCACCGACATCGCACCCCACGCGGACGCCGGGATCACGGCGTACCACGCGACGAAGAAGGCCGTTCGCGAGTTGAACCCCGGCGACACCGCCGTCGTCATCGGCGTCGGCGGGCTCGGTCACATCGGCCTGCAGTGTCTCGACGCGATGAGCGCGGCCGACATCGTCGCGCTCGACCTCAAGGAGTCGGCGCGGGAGCTGGCCGCGGAACTCGGCGCACGCCACACGGTCGATCCAGCGAACGAGGACGTTGCGGGCGTGGTCACCGACCTCACCGACGACGTGGGCGCCCAGCAGGTGCTCGACTTCGTCGGCGCGGACCAGACGACCGCGCTGGCGCCGGACATCGTCGCCGCCGGCGGCGACCACCACGTGATCGGTTACGGCGGCCACATTCACGAGCCCGCCCAGTCGCTCGTCGACGGCGAGTTCAGCTACAAGGGGACGCTCGTCGGCCGCTACACCGAGCTGCAGGAACTCGTCGCGCTCGTCGACCGCGGCGAGGTCGAGCTGCGGACGAGTCGCTACCCGCTCGACGAGATCAACACCGTCGCCGAACGGCTCGAACACGGCGAGATCGAGGGGCGGGCGGTCATCACCCCCTGA
- a CDS encoding amidohydrolase family protein, whose amino-acid sequence MYVTDDGEELFVIDSHVHLWDASEENITHEGGEQFIQCFYDYHTGFTPEEKQWDLDEYRQYGADRMAEDLFGNAAVDMGIFQPTYLNDFYADGFNTIDDNAELAERYPERFVLNGRFDPRDGEAGMRELERQKEEYDIQGVKLYTAEWNGDSKGWRLDSEESFRFLEKCSELGIENIHPHKGPTIRPLNRDAFDVADVDDAATSFPELNFVVEHVGLPRLDDFCWIAAQEPNVYGGLAVAAPLAVHRPRKFGEIMGELLFWLGEDRLLFGSDYALWNPDWLVETFMDAELTDEQRDEYGVELDIETKRKILGENAAELYDIDIEAKKEQFRTDGVADDFDLGDHYAGGTSATPADD is encoded by the coding sequence ATGTACGTCACCGACGACGGGGAGGAGCTGTTCGTGATCGACTCGCACGTCCACCTGTGGGACGCGAGCGAGGAGAACATCACCCACGAGGGAGGCGAGCAGTTCATCCAGTGCTTCTACGACTACCACACCGGGTTCACGCCGGAGGAGAAGCAGTGGGACCTCGACGAGTACCGGCAGTACGGCGCCGACCGGATGGCCGAGGACCTGTTCGGGAACGCGGCCGTCGACATGGGGATCTTCCAGCCGACGTACCTGAACGACTTCTACGCGGACGGGTTCAACACCATCGACGACAACGCCGAGTTGGCCGAGCGCTATCCGGAGCGGTTCGTGCTCAACGGTCGGTTCGACCCCCGCGACGGCGAGGCGGGCATGCGGGAGCTGGAGCGCCAGAAGGAGGAGTACGACATCCAGGGCGTGAAGCTGTACACCGCCGAGTGGAACGGCGACTCGAAGGGCTGGCGCCTCGACAGCGAGGAGTCGTTCAGGTTCCTCGAGAAGTGTTCCGAGCTGGGCATCGAGAACATCCACCCGCACAAGGGGCCGACGATCCGCCCGCTCAACCGCGACGCCTTCGACGTGGCCGACGTGGACGACGCGGCGACCTCGTTCCCGGAGCTGAACTTCGTCGTCGAGCACGTCGGGCTCCCCCGGCTCGACGACTTCTGCTGGATCGCCGCCCAGGAGCCGAACGTCTACGGCGGGCTCGCGGTCGCCGCGCCGCTGGCGGTCCACCGGCCGCGCAAGTTCGGCGAGATCATGGGCGAACTCCTCTTCTGGCTCGGGGAGGATCGGTTGCTGTTCGGCTCCGATTACGCGCTGTGGAACCCCGACTGGCTCGTGGAGACGTTCATGGACGCGGAGCTCACCGACGAGCAGCGCGACGAGTACGGCGTCGAACTCGATATCGAGACGAAGCGGAAGATCCTCGGCGAGAACGCCGCCGAGCTGTACGACATCGACATCGAGGCGAAGAAAGAACAGTTCCGCACCGACGGCGTCGCCGACGACTTCGACCTCGGGGACCACTACGCGGGCGGAACGAGCGCAACGCCCGCGGACGACTGA
- a CDS encoding iron-sulfur cluster assembly protein, with translation MSSEHSPSEHSPSTDTEPAAATTPAAVRERLDRVTDPELDTSIVELDYVEEIQIHPAGDEGNADRTGDADGDEVFVAFTLPTAWCSPAFAWMMAGDARTEVESLPGVARAAIELRDHMHEREINRGINEGLPFEEAFPDADGGVESVRLELDRKARTARQHDATGALLEAGLTREQLAGVTRSDLDFGDAPEGRVRVWVREGAVAVETDADPVERYLRKAEATGVLDDEHPELFRTPEEEPFDGDEVELVRQRTRLAGVNMGGQGTVCDALNDARHAEDRPPLSMREGTPVRPSEEDRADAD, from the coding sequence ATGTCCTCGGAGCACTCGCCGTCGGAGCACTCGCCCTCGACCGACACGGAGCCGGCCGCCGCGACGACGCCGGCGGCGGTCCGGGAGCGACTCGACCGCGTCACCGACCCGGAGCTGGACACTTCCATCGTCGAGCTGGACTACGTCGAGGAGATCCAAATCCACCCCGCCGGCGACGAGGGGAACGCCGACCGCACGGGGGACGCCGACGGCGACGAGGTGTTCGTCGCGTTCACGCTCCCGACCGCGTGGTGTTCGCCAGCGTTCGCCTGGATGATGGCCGGCGACGCTCGCACCGAGGTCGAGTCGCTTCCCGGCGTCGCCCGCGCGGCGATCGAACTCCGCGACCACATGCACGAGCGAGAGATCAACCGCGGCATCAACGAGGGGCTTCCCTTCGAGGAGGCGTTCCCCGACGCCGACGGAGGCGTCGAGTCCGTCCGGCTGGAGCTGGACCGCAAGGCCCGCACCGCCCGCCAGCACGACGCCACCGGCGCGCTGCTGGAGGCGGGGCTGACCCGCGAGCAGCTCGCCGGGGTGACCCGGTCGGACCTCGACTTCGGGGACGCGCCCGAGGGCAGGGTCCGCGTGTGGGTCCGCGAGGGCGCGGTCGCGGTCGAGACGGACGCCGACCCCGTCGAGCGATACCTGCGGAAGGCCGAGGCGACCGGCGTGCTCGACGACGAACATCCCGAGCTGTTCCGGACGCCCGAGGAGGAGCCGTTCGACGGCGACGAGGTGGAGCTCGTGCGCCAGCGGACCCGGCTCGCCGGGGTCAACATGGGCGGACAGGGGACCGTCTGCGACGCGCTCAACGACGCCCGCCACGCCGAGGACCGCCCGCCGCTGTCGATGCGTGAGGGTACGCCGGTTCGCCCGAGCGAGGAGGACCGGGCGGACGCCGACTGA
- a CDS encoding metallophosphoesterase — protein sequence MLNAAFHDRGAYIRAADTLVVADLHVGRAEASDVSYPLGEASDLSGRLRSLLDRFEPSEVVVAGDALHRFDRVSVAAERSLAGLVDVCRDAGARPVFVRGNHDGALGGTAVGDATASNAWDAPVHDAYELDGNVRGAPVVVRHGHEAPPEDESAGLYVVGHDHPTIEIEGKRHPCWLYAERGFRDADVLMLPAFTRLAAGVTVNGMTAREFQSPFVTDAGALCPVVAREDGEAMTFPPLREFRRLL from the coding sequence GTGTTGAACGCCGCCTTCCACGACCGCGGCGCGTACATTCGGGCGGCCGACACGCTCGTCGTCGCGGACCTCCACGTCGGTCGCGCGGAAGCCTCCGACGTGTCGTACCCGCTCGGCGAGGCGTCGGACCTGTCGGGCCGTCTCCGATCGCTGCTCGATCGGTTCGAGCCCAGCGAGGTCGTGGTCGCCGGCGACGCGCTCCACCGCTTCGACCGCGTCTCTGTCGCCGCCGAACGGTCGCTCGCCGGCTTGGTCGACGTCTGCCGGGACGCCGGCGCGCGACCCGTGTTCGTCCGCGGCAACCACGACGGGGCTCTCGGCGGGACGGCCGTCGGCGACGCGACGGCCTCGAACGCCTGGGACGCCCCCGTCCACGACGCGTACGAGCTCGACGGGAACGTTCGCGGCGCTCCCGTGGTCGTCCGCCACGGCCACGAGGCGCCTCCGGAGGACGAGTCCGCGGGGCTGTACGTCGTCGGCCACGACCACCCGACCATCGAGATCGAGGGGAAGCGCCACCCCTGCTGGCTCTACGCCGAGCGCGGGTTCCGCGACGCGGACGTGCTCATGCTCCCGGCGTTCACACGCCTCGCCGCCGGCGTCACGGTGAACGGCATGACCGCCCGGGAGTTCCAGTCGCCGTTCGTCACCGACGCCGGCGCGCTGTGCCCCGTTGTCGCCCGCGAGGACGGCGAGGCGATGACGTTCCCGCCGCTCCGCGAGTTCCGGCGACTGTTGTGA
- a CDS encoding phosphate-starvation-inducible PsiE family protein, translating into MRIEDAVEPSERGMKLLEVGTAYFLLVLFAIGFLDLILVLVELLASGEFTDPSQVIDIIDTVLVLLIIVEIHQTVVAFSRDEPVVRIVISAALIAITRKVISFRPGEYANINDAFVAAVAFALLLGVLVAAYFVVRRVDADAVPPDSFAGDGGDRGGRDDHRLDGEPRTDDGNGGEPDSDRPPDADQRSNG; encoded by the coding sequence GTGCGGATCGAAGACGCCGTCGAACCGTCCGAGCGCGGGATGAAGCTGCTCGAGGTCGGGACGGCGTACTTCCTGCTGGTGCTGTTCGCCATCGGCTTTCTCGATCTCATCCTCGTGCTCGTCGAGCTGCTCGCCAGCGGCGAGTTCACCGACCCGAGCCAGGTGATCGACATCATCGACACCGTGCTCGTGTTGCTGATCATCGTCGAGATCCACCAGACCGTGGTGGCGTTCTCGCGCGACGAGCCGGTCGTTCGGATCGTCATCAGCGCCGCGCTGATCGCGATCACCCGGAAGGTGATCTCGTTCCGGCCCGGCGAGTACGCCAACATCAATGACGCGTTCGTCGCCGCCGTCGCGTTCGCGCTGCTGTTGGGCGTGCTCGTGGCGGCGTACTTCGTCGTCCGCCGAGTCGACGCCGACGCGGTGCCCCCCGATTCGTTCGCGGGCGACGGCGGCGACCGAGGCGGTCGCGACGATCACCGGCTCGACGGCGAACCCCGAACTGACGACGGGAACGGCGGCGAACCAGACTCCGACCGGCCACCGGACGCCGACCAGCGGTCCAACGGGTGA
- a CDS encoding DUF6663 family protein, which translates to MDEPDDEPDAVDPWAGDGDDDWVETADGATTDPDGTAADAGSADAAGAEDVADGSTGAGSDPAASTDADGLGPRRYRVLDRADGSLVFVDLDTPEPGPGPEPDEGFEPVRVAADSDAADRDDESVADAVAELEPGYVVTATLRWPDSTAGGDGAADGDSPLARVESLTVERESRYRFIDDAEPMFEAARDAWRDANAAGDGMGSRVTRDTDGEPNGALYVFGEAGARDLFGEFRSGTTPLEPLVERVNDDLDDDPREVFVLRPPDGAFVAVYIAFEKDGLLARTVRDTYL; encoded by the coding sequence ATGGACGAGCCCGACGACGAGCCTGACGCCGTCGACCCGTGGGCCGGCGACGGCGACGACGATTGGGTCGAAACCGCGGACGGCGCCACGACCGACCCCGACGGAACCGCAGCCGACGCGGGATCGGCGGACGCCGCGGGCGCGGAGGACGTCGCCGACGGTTCGACCGGCGCCGGCTCGGACCCCGCCGCATCGACGGACGCCGACGGCCTCGGCCCCCGACGCTACCGCGTGCTCGACCGCGCCGACGGGTCGCTGGTGTTCGTCGATCTCGACACTCCCGAACCCGGACCGGGACCGGAACCCGACGAGGGGTTCGAGCCGGTTCGGGTCGCCGCCGACAGCGACGCGGCCGACCGCGACGACGAGTCCGTCGCCGACGCGGTCGCGGAGCTGGAACCCGGGTACGTCGTCACCGCGACGCTGCGGTGGCCCGACTCGACGGCCGGTGGCGACGGGGCCGCCGACGGCGACAGCCCCCTCGCGCGCGTCGAGTCGCTGACCGTCGAGCGCGAGAGCCGCTACCGCTTCATCGACGACGCGGAGCCGATGTTCGAGGCCGCCCGCGACGCGTGGCGCGACGCCAATGCCGCCGGCGACGGCATGGGCTCTCGCGTCACGCGCGACACCGACGGCGAGCCCAACGGCGCGCTGTACGTGTTCGGCGAGGCCGGCGCCCGCGACCTGTTCGGGGAGTTCCGCTCGGGGACGACGCCGCTGGAACCGCTGGTCGAGCGCGTGAACGACGACCTGGACGACGACCCACGCGAGGTGTTCGTCCTCCGCCCGCCGGACGGCGCGTTCGTCGCCGTTTATATCGCCTTCGAGAAGGACGGACTGCTCGCGCGGACCGTCCGCGACACGTATCTGTGA